A window of the Bacteroidetes bacterium SB0662_bin_6 genome harbors these coding sequences:
- a CDS encoding 2-isopropylmalate synthase, with product MKDKVTIFDTTLRDGEQAPGASMTINEKIRIARQLVKLNVDVIEAGFPISSPAQFEAVASIVRDVQGPVICALARALEDDVHAAGKSLSGGQRTRIHTFIATSDIHIDAKFGSDKYGSTLSEKRRNVVQMAREAVQLARTYTDDIEFSTEDAGRTDHGFLCEVIAAAIEEGATTINIPDTTGYCTPTEYARMFEAVRKGVRSTKNVVLSTHCHDDLGFAVANSIAAVCAGARQVECTVNGIGERAGNASLEEVVMALRVRHEQFGVDTDIDATHLTETSRMVSVATGFPVPPNKAIVGRNAFSHEAGIHQHGVLKRRDTYEIMRAEDVGQTSEQIRLGRHSGRHGFFSRLKRMGLHVEESRKDTLYQLFVRLADRKKEIHDADLIHLVQGNAEHAVLQHYRLDRLSVKVATGKQPKAEVEVFNVSTEKRLTAQGTGDGPVDAVYRAINHALGSSHKLESYSIRSVSQGAGAIGEVTVLIRESGAFFRGQAQNTDVIRASADAYIDALNNLETWRSDEENMTFVGNGIMSSFEGGVA from the coding sequence ATGAAAGACAAAGTAACCATATTCGATACGACGTTGCGCGACGGCGAGCAGGCGCCGGGCGCATCCATGACGATCAATGAGAAGATCCGTATCGCCCGGCAACTCGTGAAGCTGAACGTGGACGTGATCGAGGCGGGCTTTCCCATTTCGTCGCCGGCCCAGTTCGAGGCGGTGGCGAGCATCGTGCGCGATGTACAGGGCCCCGTGATCTGCGCGCTTGCCCGTGCACTCGAAGACGATGTACATGCCGCCGGCAAGTCATTGTCCGGCGGCCAACGGACGCGGATTCATACGTTTATCGCCACCAGCGATATTCACATAGACGCCAAGTTCGGCAGTGACAAGTACGGCAGCACGCTCTCGGAGAAACGCCGGAACGTCGTGCAGATGGCTCGTGAAGCTGTACAACTGGCGCGGACGTATACCGATGATATAGAGTTCAGCACGGAGGATGCGGGCCGCACGGATCACGGGTTTTTGTGCGAGGTGATTGCTGCCGCGATAGAGGAGGGCGCCACCACTATCAACATTCCGGATACGACCGGCTATTGCACGCCTACCGAATATGCACGCATGTTCGAGGCGGTTCGCAAAGGCGTACGGTCTACAAAGAATGTGGTGCTCTCGACCCACTGTCATGACGACCTCGGTTTTGCTGTGGCCAATTCCATTGCGGCCGTGTGTGCGGGTGCCCGGCAGGTCGAGTGTACGGTCAACGGCATTGGCGAACGGGCCGGCAATGCCTCGCTGGAAGAAGTGGTGATGGCGTTGCGTGTCCGGCATGAGCAATTCGGCGTCGACACGGACATAGACGCCACGCACCTTACCGAAACAAGTCGCATGGTGTCCGTGGCGACGGGGTTTCCGGTCCCGCCGAACAAAGCCATTGTGGGGCGCAATGCCTTTAGCCACGAGGCAGGTATTCACCAGCATGGCGTGCTGAAGCGCCGGGATACCTACGAAATCATGCGGGCGGAAGACGTGGGCCAGACCAGCGAACAAATCCGTTTGGGGCGGCATTCCGGACGCCACGGCTTTTTCAGCCGTCTGAAGCGGATGGGCCTGCATGTCGAGGAGTCCCGGAAGGACACGCTCTATCAGTTATTTGTTCGCCTTGCGGATCGCAAGAAAGAAATCCACGATGCGGATCTGATTCACCTGGTTCAGGGGAATGCGGAGCATGCGGTTTTACAGCATTACCGGCTCGACAGACTGTCCGTTAAGGTCGCTACCGGTAAGCAGCCGAAGGCTGAGGTAGAAGTATTCAATGTTTCTACCGAGAAGCGGTTGACTGCGCAGGGGACGGGCGATGGCCCTGTGGATGCGGTGTACCGCGCCATCAACCATGCGCTTGGCAGTTCGCACAAACTGGAGAGTTATTCTATTCGATCCGTTTCCCAGGGGGCCGGAGCCATTGGCGAAGTGACGGTGCTTATCCGGGAAAGCGGAGCCTTTTTCAGAGGGCAGGCGCAAAACACGGATGTGATTCGGGCATCTGCGGATGCCTACATCGATGCGCTCAATAATCTGGAAACCTGGCGATCCGACGAGGAAAACATGACATTCGTGGGCAATGGCATCATGAGTTCGTTCGAGGGAGGCGTAGCATGA
- the leuB gene encoding 3-isopropylmalate dehydrogenase gives MPGKRTYRIACLPGDGVGPEVTREALRILAEAGGRFGFNVVSEEFPVGGSAIDAFGVPLPEATAIACLESDAVLLGAVGGPAWDDLHGDLRPEAGLLRLRRTLGVYANLRPVTVPDFLAGASPLRREVVAGTDMLIVRELTGGIYFAEPKGPVEGTQGKEALNTMRYSETEIERIAHVAFTWARRRRSRVTSVDKANVLEVSQLWNDVVTKVHRAGYPDVELEHLYIDNAAMQIVRRPSDFDVVVTANLFGDILSDLSATLPGSLGLLPSASVGGSTGLFEPVHGSAPDIAGEGKANPVAAVLSAAMMLEELGEADAATAIREAVSGTLSAGVRTADMQEEGCRLVSTEEMGASIADHVRHAASKEQTVEVAA, from the coding sequence TTGCCTGGTAAGAGAACATACCGCATTGCCTGTTTGCCGGGCGACGGCGTCGGGCCGGAAGTTACCCGTGAAGCGCTCCGTATCCTTGCGGAGGCGGGCGGGCGGTTTGGTTTCAATGTGGTGTCCGAAGAGTTTCCCGTAGGGGGAAGCGCCATCGATGCATTCGGTGTGCCCTTGCCGGAAGCCACGGCAATAGCCTGTCTCGAATCCGACGCCGTGTTGCTTGGGGCTGTTGGAGGGCCTGCCTGGGATGATCTTCACGGTGACCTGCGCCCGGAGGCCGGTCTGCTGCGTCTGCGCAGGACGCTCGGCGTATATGCGAATCTGCGCCCGGTGACCGTGCCGGATTTTCTGGCCGGCGCTTCACCGCTCAGGCGAGAGGTTGTTGCAGGCACGGATATGCTGATCGTGCGCGAATTGACCGGCGGGATTTATTTCGCGGAGCCGAAGGGACCTGTCGAGGGCACGCAGGGCAAGGAAGCCCTCAATACGATGCGTTATTCGGAAACGGAAATAGAGCGTATTGCGCATGTGGCTTTTACCTGGGCGCGCCGCCGCCGCAGCCGGGTCACGTCCGTGGACAAGGCCAACGTGCTGGAGGTCTCCCAACTGTGGAACGATGTGGTGACCAAGGTACACAGGGCTGGCTATCCTGACGTGGAACTGGAGCATTTGTACATCGACAACGCGGCCATGCAGATCGTGCGCCGGCCATCGGACTTTGACGTGGTGGTGACGGCGAACCTTTTCGGCGATATCCTTTCTGATCTGTCGGCGACGTTACCGGGCTCGCTCGGCTTGCTGCCGTCGGCTTCGGTGGGAGGCTCCACAGGATTGTTTGAGCCGGTGCACGGGAGTGCTCCTGACATTGCGGGCGAGGGGAAGGCCAATCCTGTAGCAGCGGTGCTCAGTGCCGCCATGATGCTTGAGGAACTGGGTGAGGCGGATGCGGCAACGGCAATTCGCGAGGCGGTGAGCGGGACCCTCTCGGCGGGCGTACGCACGGCGGATATGCAGGAAGAGGGTTGCAGGCTGGTATCCACCGAGGAGATGGGTGCGAGCATTGCCGACCATGTACGGCATGCGGCAAGTAAGGAACAGACCGTGGAGGTGGCCGCATGA